The genomic segment atacaatatttgttttgattgttacttaaattttatttaattgtatcatatcattaaatccatcgTTATGTAATGACGAAAAGTTCCATTTTATGTAATGACCGATTTGATGTGATCGCTtcgttacctttttttttttttttttttctcattttgtcttTGCTTATATCTATAattctattttattcttttgtccTATAATAATAGCTCTACCCCGTACCCTATTATTTCACAGATTTATCTTGAAACTATTGATGTGTGGTATTATGTAACAAAGGCAAACGATATAATTTATCCAATACAATACGATGTGTACGATACATTATAAAAtgataggtaacaaccatccaaacaacaGTAATGATTCATATAATCTGGCTATTCCAACGGTAATAGTAATAGTAgttcttatttacttttattttttggtgaaTTGCTTAAATTGACAGGTCAGGTACACGTACCCTAAAAGAAGCAAGCCTCATCCCTTGAGAGCAATTCTGGTTTGCTTTTTATCACAAGAAGTCTGCTACCTCTCTTCCTCTTTTTCTATTTGATTATAACAAAGAAGAAGAGTGAATAATCATGGAGCCTAAATCAAACGATGGCTCCTCAAATATAAGAGTGCGGCTGCTAGAGGAAGATAGTATTCAACAGTCTGTTTATGGACCAACATCTTTTGCAAGAACTTGTTTCAATGGACTCAATGCTTTGTCAGGTTCTCTTTACTATACAAGTCATCTCCTAGCttgatttcttattttatttcggGTTATTCAAACTAAAAAGAAAGGTTGAACAAATCTATTGAATAGACATAGACATCTGCTTTATGGTCCTTTCGAACCAGTCAAAACCTAAAGCAAGGACTATTAAGTCATTTTTGACAATCACTCCTTAGGGAAAtcaaacttttctttttcttctttctaatAGCTGCGCTTTGGTGCCTTATCTTTTACTTGTtcttaccttctttttttttttttttttttttttttttttttgggctaacTAGCGGATCTCATTACCAAGTGAATAATTATAGcgcaaagaaacaaaatatgacATGAGGTTGGACATCAGCCCCCCTATAGATATTTGCTAGTTTAGGCTTCATTGACCCTCCACACCCCCGCCCCCAaacccccccaccccctcccaTAGGAAATTTCCAGTACAATGAGCTTAATAATAATGTTGGAGCTCGTTTGTTTACTTCTAAACAAATGAGtttcaaacttctaattttttttaattacaaaacAGCACCAAATAAACAAGAGTTTACAagagtaatttttttcttttcataatgTTAATTCTGGATTTGTTTTCTCAACCAAAACGGCTCTATCCCTTTTCGGTCTTTTTAAATTCGTGGTTGTCTTCTTGATGTTTCTTTCCCTTATTAAGAAGAACGAGGTGAGTATGGCCCATGCTGGCTATTGTGAATGTTGGAAccgttattttttatttagctTCTATTTTGGTATGAAGTTGCATATAATAAAAAAGGATTGCCTCTAAAAATATAGACAGCAAAAGGAAGGAGGAAGCAAAATGAGAATTAGTATATGATTAGCAAATTGATATCTCAAACACTAtgttttttcaatttattagatagaaaaatatttatattacaTCGATCCAAGTgaagttaaattttttaaaacagaGATTGAAACAGAGAATGTAAAAGTGTTTTCTCAAGGTCATGATCTCTATTTGACCCTTAAAATCATAGAAAATTCAAGCCGCAAGAACCATTAACTTTTTAGAAATTAACAGGATGTAACGATAACATACCAAAGATATTTTGTCCTAGATCCTATATTCCTCCAGAAGAAAACTAATGATGGGTCCAATTAAAAGAGAATGAACAAATTAGAAAAGAACAGAAGATGACAGAAATATCGTTTTATAGGTCCGTTGTCGCTATTGGAATAATAACCACGTGATTATCCTCCGATACACAGCTTATAAGCAAAAGACGGAAACTGCCCTCAACTTAATTTTAAATGACCAAAAACAAACATGTTGAAACCAATGCTTATTatatagagaaaaataaaatctttcACAATGTGTAgccaaaaagtcaacttttaattaataaaaaataatattccaaTTTCAAGTTTAttcttctaatttttgaaattcaatgttgaaaattattatttttacagccaatttcttcatatatttatttttcattaacaATAAAATCAACCTATCTAATCTTTCTTGAGATATTATGAAtcttatataaaattttataaattttagttTTGAAAAACTTTTCTTAGTTAACAATTGTTATTTCAATAGTTAAAATTATTTGATAAGTAAATATAGGCACttaaaatatcataaataattaaaatatcataaataataagttatttaaattatgtactccctctgtcccatgtTATGtgacattattttctttttcagtcAGTTCCGAAAAAGAATGATACTTTTTATGTttcataataatttaactttaatatATCCATTTTATCAATAAGATAATTTTCGAATACATAATATCTAtaattttagatcacaagttttaaagtaatttatttcttcaatcTTGTGCCAGTCAAACACACAATTGGGATGAAGTATTATTCGCACTTATACGATATAAAATAATCTTTGGGACCTAAAGTAATGTAAAATTGCTTAGAGATAGAGCCTCCTGTACACACCTTTTTTATTTGGGTAATTACGTTTTCGGCTGTCCAAGCGATATTGGAACAATTTGTTATATCTATTTTTGGTACAAAAGAAAATTCTATTAATTCCAAAAATGATACTGCAGCCAAAACAAGATGCTCTGTgcctttttgtttgtttgttgtttgGTTTATTGCAGGACACATGTACATGATTTGACAATTACTAGAggtaaatttatattttcgagATAAACAATTACTCCttcctttttaatttatgtgatatagtttgattaggcacgaaatttaaaaaataaaggaagacttttgactCTTGcggtctaaaataagccaaaaatatTTATGTAGTTATAAATCACCTTgttaagcgtaaaaggtaaagtttaaagttaatttattgtcaaataaagaaatgtatcattttttttaaacagaataaaaaggaaagtgtatcacataaattgaaacatagGGATTATAGGCTGATAGAGACATGTCTTGGTagtatattactattattgtttctttttccttaagAGTTGGCACACTTTCAGTACCTTATGCATCAACCGGAGGTTTTGGCTGAATAGTACTGCACTCCACATTTACtaagaaaattatttaataacaGTATTTATAAGGGGTATTTGATTAAAAGTTATCCCCATTCATTCCTAATGTACGTAAATTGGACCCAAAGAatgcttattatttttgtcaaaatatgatttggataattttaaaattaaataaaacttacattagttcaaattattaaattaattttacatgtttaaaatgaaactaaGTACAAATTTGATTTTCTGTTTAAACGAAGAACTCCTATTTTAAAATTTGGTACGAATACTAATGACTATATGTCTTTCTGGAGTAATTATATTAATTCTCTAAATTAACAAATATCTCGGGCTAAATTGTTTTACTAAAGTGACAAATAGAAAGGACCGAGGGAGTAATTGTTAGTTCCTTTTATCTTTTCAGGAGTTGGCATACTTTCAGTACCTTACGCATTAGCATCAGGAGGATGGTTAAGTTTGATATTTCTCTTTATTATTGCCATCTCGACTTATTACACTGGCTTATTAATTAAAAGATGCATGGACATCGATCCAACCATCAGAAGTTACCCCGACATAGGGGAACGCGCGTTTGGATTTTTCGGACGAATGCTTGTCTCCACGACAATGAACGTGGAACTTTACATGGTCGTAACAGGTTTCTTGATTTTAGAGGGCGATAATTTACAAAACTTATTCGGAGACATAGAAGTTCAAATATTTGGGCTTACAATTGGTGGAAAACAAAGTTTTGTGATTCTCATAACCCTCATTATCTTGCCCACTGTTTGGCTGAACAATATGAGGATGCTTTCTTATATATCTGCCAGTGGAGTAATGGCATCTATTGTACTACTTGGATCTATCTTGTGGGCTGCTGTATTTGATGGGATTGGATTTCAACCAAATGAAACACAGTTTCTAAACTGGAAAGGGATGCCAACTGCTATTAGCCTCTATGCCTTCTGTTATTGTGCTCATCCAGTTTTCCCAACCTTATATACTTCCATGATAAATCCAAAAAAGTTCTCCAAGGTAAGAATATCAATGGCCCTATTACTTCTGCATATCTTATTACATCTGATTTAGCCTATATAAACTGACATTATTAAAAAAACTAGAATCTTTTTAaagctactccctccgtcccaaaaagattgtcctcttttgacttgacacaaatttaagaaataaaggaagacttttgaaatgtgtagtccaaaacaagcctGAGATATTTGTGTAggtgtaaatcatctcataaagttaaattatttctaaatataaaaagaggacaatctttttgagacaggctaaaaaggaaaggaggacaatctttttgggacagagggagtattagttTAATTGACATGTTTTAGCATGCTGTTGTTTTACTTTTTAAAGGGAGTATACTTTCGTACACTAACTGTACAAAAGTATACGTACCATCATGTAATTTGACATGTTGTAGCAGGTTGTCtgatttatttttcatgttgcTAATTTCACTAACTATAGAAAGTAATATGTAATTATCTTTTAGGTGATTTGATAGTCTAAAAAAGTATAAATAGAAATTGAATAACTAGTTCTACTTATTATCGAAAGAGTTTATGCTTCTGCCATAGTTGATCTAAAATATATTTACACAATTAGGTGATGGTGTATCGAACttttactttgttcttttctctGTTAGACTGAAGAATAATTTTGTTGATAAATCTAATCTTTCTTGCAGGTCATGTTTGTTTGCTTTCTACTTTGCACCATCAGCTATGCATCAATGGCTATTGTGGGATATCTCATGTTTGGTCCAAATGTACTTTCCCAAATAACCTTAAACCTCCCCACCAATAAACTCAGCACAAAAGTTGCAATTTACACCACACTAGTCAACCCAATTGCAAAGTATAGCTTGATGATAAAACCAGTGGCGAATACTATTGAAAATCAACTTCCTATTCATTACAACAAAAGGGTCTACAACCTACTTATTAGAACAACTTTAGTACTTAGTACTGTCATCGTAGCATTAACTATCCCCTTTTTTGGATATCTCATGTCACTTGTTGGAGCATTTTTGAGCATTACGGCTTCCATAGTACTCCCATGCTTGTGCTTCTTAAAGATTTCTGGGATTTATTATACAGTGGGATTTGAGCAAGTAGTTATAGAGGGGATTGTGATAATGGGCATAGCCATTATGGTTGTAGGTACTTATACTTCTGTGTTAGAAATTATCAGTCATTTGTAAGTGAACATTTTACATATTTACTTTTCTTAGTACGAGTTTTGTACAATTGCGGTTCTCATGTACTTGATTTTTCATTCTGTAATATCGGATTACTTAAAGATTAATTAGTGCATGTAATTGTGTAAGTCTTTGACTAGGGAAGGAGGACACTAGCTTTTTTTATTAGGTGTAGGGGACCCTTTTATTATTAGCACTAAGTATTTAGAAATGGTCTGACCTTCAAAATCAGCCCTCAAGTcttaaaaattacattttgtTCCAacgttataaaaattaaatacaataATAACGATAATAAACGATTTTCCCCCATCATCTCTGCCAATATTTTCCCTTTTCCCCCCATCGATCCTCAAGCTCTCCCTTATCAATCGCTTATCCTCTCTTTCGATCTTAACCCTAATAGCTTTCCTTGTCTTTTtctgctctctctctctctcacagtTGCAATTGTTGAAGCTGCCATTATTAAACCTTTGAAGTTTTTGAAAACAACTTCAGATTTGGATGgtgatttttgggttttttggcATGAACATTATACGCTTGAGCTCTATTTGgtgatattttgatatgtaaacTTTAATTCTTGTTTTACAGGCAATTTAATTTCTGGTAATCTACGTCTTGGGTCTATGATATTATTATAGACCACATTAAATTTATGGAGTGTAAAATGATAGCAACTGCTGATTTTGATGGTCACTAGGTTCGTAGTAAAAACGGCTAGAAGTCGACTTCTCCACAAACCATCCAACTTGTTGAATTGGATAATCATTACACCTACAAAGATTTGGTGAGAAACGTGATTCTTCCTGGTAATGTGAACTCTGAGTTGTACGACGTGACCATTAGCTACATAATTGGTAGTGATGCTCCAAAGAAAAACATAGCTCCGACCTACATCACGAGTGATTGGTAAGTCCGTCCATACCTTATGAATTTTGATAAGAAAGGTTCCAGGCCTATGTTATATGTAAGTTAAACGAGAGCTCTGTCGGCAGTCAAAATTCACCAGGGGCAGCCTCACCAATTATCGATGAACATTCCAATGGACATGGAGATATTGAGGAATGTCCAATAGACATTGATTGTCCTGATGTTCATGGAGATGATTTGGAGAATCCTGTTGTAGCTGAGTCCTCCAGCAGCCTTAGCTTTGTTGATGGAATAGGGTTTTAAGAGTAGCAATACTTTCAGGGACAAGAAGACGCTAGCTATTGCACTTGAGCTAGCTTCCATTTAGGAACACTTCAATTTCAAAACCTTGAAggacaaaagaaaagaatatatGGTTGCATGTGTTGATGACACTTGCAAGTGATGACTGTGGGCCAATAAGTACAATGGTTGTCTATATTTATGATAAGCTTGTACAATAACTTGCACACATGCAGCATACAACACGTTAGCAATCATCAAAAGGCAACAACTCAGGTAATAGCGTGGCATGTGATGAATAAATATGTTGAAGGTAAAGGGCCCTCTCCCAGAAAAATCCAGAAGGATATTTATGAATATTTGGGCTGTAAATTAGCAACTAGAAGTCCTAGTGTGAAGGTGTAGTCGCTAATGAAATGATAATGGGGTTTGCAACTGAAGGGTATTTAGTTCCTTATAGGTTTATGGTGCAAAGGACAAACTCCGGAAGCAAGACAGACTTATGACCCAATGAGGAGGGGACGTTCTTATATTTCTTCTTGGCTTTTGACGCTTGAATAAGCAGATTTAAGTACATGAGATAAGTGATAGCAGTAGATGGCGCACACTTAAACAACAAGTAGTGTGTGTGTTTTGTTGACTGTTGTGGCACAAGATGTGGAGAACTATGTTTTCCAGTAGCCTGCTATGCAGTTGACTCAGAGTGCGATGCCTCTTGAAATTactttttccaacatttccttTAGATTGTGCCTAACACCGTGGGTTTATGTATAACATTTGATCCTCACCACAACATTGTAAAGGCATTACAAGAGGTTTACACTAATGCTCTACACGGTGTTTGCACAATGCATCATATTAGAAGAATGTGTGGGAGGTTCCATAATAGATCCTTCGAAAAATTCTTTTAGAACGCAGCAAAAACGATTGTGTGAAAGAGTTCGCTGATCAATTTGGTCAAATTGAGTACGTAGCACTGTATCAGCTTGCT from the Lycium ferocissimum isolate CSIRO_LF1 chromosome 11, AGI_CSIRO_Lferr_CH_V1, whole genome shotgun sequence genome contains:
- the LOC132037656 gene encoding amino acid transporter AVT1I-like isoform X1 yields the protein MEPKSNDGSSNIRVRLLEEDSIQQSVYGPTSFARTCFNGLNALSGVGILSVPYALASGGWLSLIFLFIIAISTYYTGLLIKRCMDIDPTIRSYPDIGERAFGFFGRMLVSTTMNVELYMVVTGFLILEGDNLQNLFGDIEVQIFGLTIGGKQSFVILITLIILPTVWLNNMRMLSYISASGVMASIVLLGSILWAAVFDGIGFQPNETQFLNWKGMPTAISLYAFCYCAHPVFPTLYTSMINPKKFSKVMFVCFLLCTISYASMAIVGYLMFGPNVLSQITLNLPTNKLSTKVAIYTTLVNPIAKYSLMIKPVANTIENQLPIHYNKRVYNLLIRTTLVLSTVIVALTIPFFGYLMSLVGAFLSITASIVLPCLCFLKISGIYYTVGFEQVVIEGIVIMGIAIMVVGTYTSVLEIISHL
- the LOC132037656 gene encoding amino acid transporter AVT1J-like isoform X2 — encoded protein: MDIDPTIRSYPDIGERAFGFFGRMLVSTTMNVELYMVVTGFLILEGDNLQNLFGDIEVQIFGLTIGGKQSFVILITLIILPTVWLNNMRMLSYISASGVMASIVLLGSILWAAVFDGIGFQPNETQFLNWKGMPTAISLYAFCYCAHPVFPTLYTSMINPKKFSKVMFVCFLLCTISYASMAIVGYLMFGPNVLSQITLNLPTNKLSTKVAIYTTLVNPIAKYSLMIKPVANTIENQLPIHYNKRVYNLLIRTTLVLSTVIVALTIPFFGYLMSLVGAFLSITASIVLPCLCFLKISGIYYTVGFEQVVIEGIVIMGIAIMVVGTYTSVLEIISHL